The sequence CCCGAGGGCGCCCGCAAGGAGAAGCCCCGCGGCCTGCTCGGTGACGCCTGGCGGGACCTGCGGCGCAAGCCGCTGTTCTGGATCTCCGCCACGTTCATCCTGCTGTTCGTGGTGATGTCGATCTTCCCGTCGCTGTTCACCTCGGTTGACCCGACGGACGGCGCGCTCTCCCGTAGCCGGACGGAGCCCTCGGGCGACGCCTGGTTCGGCTACGACGTGCAGGGTCGCGACGTCTACGCCCGGGTCATCTACGGCGCCAACGCCTCGATCGTGGTGTCGCTGCTCTCGGTGATCGGCACCATGCTGATCGGCGGGACGATGGGCATCATCGCCGGCTACAAGGGCGGCTGGGTCGACGGCCTGCTCTCCCGGATCGCCGACGTCTTCTTCGGCCTGCCGTTCGTGCTCGGCGCCATCGTCATCCTGACCACCTTCAACGGCGCGGGTTCGAGCAACAGCGAGTGGGAGATCAAGGGTCTGGTCATCGCCTCGCTCGTGCTGCTGAGCTGGCCGGTGGTCATGCGGCTGATGCGCTCCTCGGTGCTGGCCACCAAGGAGGCCGACTACATCGTCGCGGCCCGCGCCATGGGCGCCGGCAGCGGCCGGATCATCCTCAAGCACCTGCTGCCGAACTGCCTGGCGCCGCTGCTGGTGTACGGGACGATCATGATCGGCTCGTTCATCGGCGCCGAGGCCACGCTCTCCTTCCTGGGCATCGGCCTGAAGAGCCCGGTGGTCTCCTGGGGAATCATGATCAACGAAGCGCAGAACTACCTGCGGCCGTCGCCGTTCCTGCTCTTCTTCCCCTCCGCGTTCCTCGTGACCGCCGTGCTGAGCTTCGTCATGCTCGGTGAGGCCGTCCGCGAGGCCCTCGATCCGAAACTCCGCTAGGGGAGACTGAGTTGTCCGACATTCTCGTGTCCGAGCAGACCGCGCCCGGCGCCGACGGATCCGGCCGCCCCTCGGGCCGGCTGCTCGAGGTCGACGACCTGCGGGTGGAGTTCCGCACCCGGGACGGCGTCGCCAAGGTCATCAACGGAGTCACGTACCACGTCGACGCGGGGGAGACCCTCGCCGTGCTCGGCGAGTCCGGCTCCGGTAAGAGCGTCACCGCGCAGACCATCATGGGCATCCTGGACATGCCGCCGGGGTACGTGTCCGGTGGTCAGGTCCGCTTCCACGGCAAGGACATGCTCCGGATGTCCGCCGAGGAGCGCCGCCGCATCCGCGGCGAGGGCATCGCGATGATCTTCCAGGACTCGCTCTCCGCGCTGAACCCCGTCTTCACCGTCGGGTTCCAGATCGCCGAGCAGTTCCGCATCCGTCGCGGCATGAGCCGCGCGGACGCCAAGAAGCGCGCGATCGAGATGCTCGACCAGGTCAAGATCCCGAACGCCAAGGGCCGGTTCAGCAACTACCCGCACCAGTTCTCCGGCGGTATGCGGCAGCGCGCGATGATCGCGATGTCGCTGGCGCTCGACCCGGAGGTGCTGATCGCCGACGAGCCGACCACCGCGCTGGACGTGACCGTGCAGGCCCAGATCATGGACCTGCTCGGCGAGCTCCAGCGGGAGCGGCGGATGGGCATGATCCTGATCACCCACGACCTCGGCGTGGTCGCCGACGTCGCGGACCGGATCGCGGTCATGTACGCCGGCCGGATCGTCGAGGAAGCCGACGTGTACGACCTGTACGCGAAGCCGGGACACCCGTACACCCTCGGCCTGCTTGACTCGATCCCCCGACTGGACGAGAAGGGCCAGCAGCTCCGCACGATCAAGGGGCTCCCGCCGA comes from Micromonospora purpureochromogenes and encodes:
- a CDS encoding ABC transporter permease, which gives rise to MSDPSAASIVSTPRPEQPAEIGAPVTAGQPEGARKEKPRGLLGDAWRDLRRKPLFWISATFILLFVVMSIFPSLFTSVDPTDGALSRSRTEPSGDAWFGYDVQGRDVYARVIYGANASIVVSLLSVIGTMLIGGTMGIIAGYKGGWVDGLLSRIADVFFGLPFVLGAIVILTTFNGAGSSNSEWEIKGLVIASLVLLSWPVVMRLMRSSVLATKEADYIVAARAMGAGSGRIILKHLLPNCLAPLLVYGTIMIGSFIGAEATLSFLGIGLKSPVVSWGIMINEAQNYLRPSPFLLFFPSAFLVTAVLSFVMLGEAVREALDPKLR
- a CDS encoding ABC transporter ATP-binding protein; translated protein: MSEQTAPGADGSGRPSGRLLEVDDLRVEFRTRDGVAKVINGVTYHVDAGETLAVLGESGSGKSVTAQTIMGILDMPPGYVSGGQVRFHGKDMLRMSAEERRRIRGEGIAMIFQDSLSALNPVFTVGFQIAEQFRIRRGMSRADAKKRAIEMLDQVKIPNAKGRFSNYPHQFSGGMRQRAMIAMSLALDPEVLIADEPTTALDVTVQAQIMDLLGELQRERRMGMILITHDLGVVADVADRIAVMYAGRIVEEADVYDLYAKPGHPYTLGLLDSIPRLDEKGQQLRTIKGLPPNLMNIPPGCPFNPRCPMAQPVCREKLPPLLQIGAGRASACHFAEELVNRV